The following coding sequences are from one Perognathus longimembris pacificus isolate PPM17 chromosome 13, ASM2315922v1, whole genome shotgun sequence window:
- the LOC125361617 gene encoding olfactory receptor 502-like has protein sequence MDSLVEGNHTAVTEFILLGLTQDPDLRVVLFIIILGIYLVTVSGNLCTILLIRVSTQLHHRMYFFLSHLGFSDMILSCSVMPNILVNFLVERNLVSYLGCAIQLLRVIFFGTVKCFLLAAMAYDRFVAICDPLLYSSKMSSQVCLQLLAVTYIGSFLNTSSFTFSFFYFFFFGPNQVNHFFCDYAPLVKLSCTDVSVPAAVPSFTAGSVLVFTVTVIAISYISFLITILKMRSTVGRQKASTCTSHLTAVTLFYGTTTFVYVLPKSMYSTDQNKVISVFYMVIISCCPLHLQSQE, from the exons ATGGATTCCCTGGTGGAGGGGAACCACACTGCAGTGACAGAGTTCATTTTATTGGGCTTAACACAGGATCCAGACCTTCGAGTCGTCCTCTTCATCATCATCCTGGGCATCTACCTGGTGACCGTATCTGGAAATCTCTGCACAATCCTTCTCATCAGAGTCTCCACTCAGCTCCACCACCGCATGTACTTTTTCCTCAGCCATTTGGGTTTTTCTGACATGATATTATCTTGTTCTGTCATGCCCAATATACTGGTTAACTTCCTAGTGGAAAGGAATTTGGTCTCTTACCTTGGATGTGCCATCCAGCTTCTTAGAGTAATTTTCTTTGGAACGGTCAAGTGCTTCCTTTTGGCTGCCATGGCCTATGATCGCTTTGTGGCCATCTGTGACCCGCTGCTGTATTCATCCAAAATGTCTTCACAAGTCTGCCTACAGTTACTTGCAGTAACCTACATAGGAAGTTTTCTTAATACTTCCTcctttactttttccttcttttatttttt cTTCTTTGGGCCAAATCAAGTCAATCATTTCTTCTGTGATTATGCTCCTTTAGTGAAGCTCTCCTGTACTGATGTTAGTGTCCCTGCAGCTGTTCCCTCATTCACTGCTGGCTCTGTCCTTGTGTTCACAGTGACTGTCATTGCCATCTCCTACATCTCCTTCCTCATCACCATCCTGAAGATGCGCTCCACTGTGGGCCGTCAGAAGGCCTCTACCTGCACCTCCCACCTCACTGCGGTCACTCTGTTCTATGGAACCACTACATTTGTTTATGTGTTGCCTAAGTCTATGTACTCCACTGACCAGAACAAGGTGATATCTGTGTTCTACATGGTGATCATCTCATGTTGCCCCCTTCATTTACAGTCTCAGGAATAA